Proteins encoded in a region of the Candidatus Neomarinimicrobiota bacterium genome:
- a CDS encoding HEAT repeat domain-containing protein: MSCKKYKKEDLILYIYGEHDEYLRVEIENHLHYCEHCMDFLREYNQMEKFIDKHSIPEYSPLILERLNKKIMERIEDEKASPIREKKNLVSILRDIVYFPFSRPAYTFSTLVVTFVLGIIIGKLWMSSAIIEDPKIIASVIEGRKDMSIEEKEYIKKLVASYFLGSSELEVKELKDITREKQKRTGTGRAVQINFEVKKEMGLTGGLDDPVILNMLRYSALHDNDPDKRARALRLLVLSDRFYENKEVFLSSLLNEKEYEPRYVAFRYLKKYISDKEVKEVLKKVLLNDPDVLIRREAFEVLANTADQSLIPIFALVAYRETDDSLRSEAKAWLDRLSSKRGK; encoded by the coding sequence ATGAGTTGCAAAAAGTACAAAAAAGAGGATCTTATTTTGTATATCTATGGGGAGCATGATGAATATCTAAGAGTAGAAATAGAAAATCATTTGCATTACTGTGAACATTGTATGGATTTTTTGAGGGAATATAATCAGATGGAGAAATTTATAGATAAACATTCAATTCCAGAATATTCTCCTCTTATTCTTGAAAGATTAAATAAGAAGATAATGGAAAGGATCGAAGATGAAAAAGCATCTCCGATTCGAGAAAAAAAGAATTTGGTCAGTATATTAAGAGATATAGTTTACTTCCCTTTTTCGAGGCCAGCATACACTTTTAGTACACTTGTAGTAACATTTGTACTCGGAATAATAATAGGGAAACTATGGATGAGCAGTGCTATTATTGAAGATCCGAAGATTATAGCGAGTGTAATCGAGGGCAGGAAGGATATGTCAATCGAAGAAAAGGAGTATATAAAGAAGCTGGTAGCGAGCTATTTCCTTGGTTCTAGTGAGCTTGAAGTTAAAGAATTAAAGGATATTACGAGAGAGAAGCAAAAACGAACAGGTACAGGCAGAGCTGTCCAAATAAATTTTGAGGTTAAAAAAGAGATGGGATTAACTGGAGGTCTGGATGATCCTGTGATTTTAAACATGCTTAGATACTCTGCTCTTCACGATAATGATCCCGATAAACGTGCCAGAGCATTAAGGTTGCTAGTTCTTTCCGATCGGTTTTATGAAAATAAAGAAGTTTTTCTATCTTCGCTTTTAAATGAGAAGGAATATGAACCGAGATATGTAGCGTTCCGGTATTTGAAAAAATATATTTCAGATAAAGAGGTGAAAGAGGTGTTAAAAAAGGTACTACTAAACGATCCTGATGTATTGATAAGAAGAGAGGCTTTTGAGGTGTTAGCGAATACTGCGGATCAATCACTTATACCGATATTTGCTCTTGTCGCTTACAGAGAGACAGATGATTCTCTAAGAAGCGAGGCAAAAGCATGGCTGGATAGGCTATCATCGAAAAGGGGAAAGTGA
- a CDS encoding co-chaperone GroES, translated as MKKNREIILVGDKVLIDPDPEKEKSPAGLYLPPGVKEKEKVQGGYVVKTGPGIPIPYPEDIDDEEPWEEEQKDEPKYIPLQAEEGDYAIFIRKSAIEIELDQKKYLIVPHSAILILIREQYV; from the coding sequence ATGAAGAAGAATCGAGAAATAATACTTGTAGGTGACAAAGTATTAATAGATCCTGATCCAGAAAAAGAGAAATCCCCTGCTGGATTATATCTTCCTCCTGGAGTAAAGGAAAAAGAAAAAGTTCAGGGTGGATATGTGGTAAAAACCGGTCCTGGTATTCCAATCCCATATCCTGAAGATATAGATGATGAAGAACCATGGGAAGAAGAGCAAAAAGATGAACCAAAGTACATTCCTCTTCAGGCCGAAGAAGGTGATTATGCTATCTTTATCAGAAAATCAGCAATAGAAATAGAACTCGATCAAAAAAAGTATTTAATCGTTCCCCACAGTGCGATACTTATTTTAATTAGAGAACAATACGTTTAA
- a CDS encoding GIY-YIG nuclease family protein, which produces MQKHYYVYIMTNKNNTVLYTGVTNNLKVRVYEHKVGIGSTFTKRYNINKLVYYEIYENPIDAISREKQIKAGSRRNKIDLINSVNPEWMDLYSEVDLSD; this is translated from the coding sequence ATGCAAAAGCACTATTATGTATATATAATGACAAATAAGAACAATACGGTATTATATACAGGTGTTACAAATAATCTAAAAGTTAGAGTTTATGAGCATAAGGTTGGTATTGGAAGCACATTTACGAAAAGATATAATATAAACAAGCTTGTTTACTATGAGATTTATGAAAATCCGATTGATGCCATTTCAAGGGAGAAGCAGATAAAAGCAGGGTCAAGAAGGAATAAAATAGATCTTATAAATAGCGTTAATCCTGAGTGGATGGATTTGTATAGTGAGGTTGATCTTTCAGATTAG
- a CDS encoding RNA polymerase sigma factor: MEESERELILKAQNGDKMAFAEIMNRYGERAMNQALRFTRNFNDAEDLYQETFLKIYKNIKSFRFESEFFTWLYRIMANIAFSQFKMKKRYGYVEPIDDMNPRDKAQANTSLSYEQTEDQNVNEIIYVALSKLSKQQRTVFIMKHYEGKKIKEIAEILDCGEGTVKRYLFRAIGKLQNILKPYYKEGLI; the protein is encoded by the coding sequence ATGGAAGAATCTGAAAGGGAACTAATTTTAAAAGCTCAAAATGGAGACAAAATGGCTTTTGCTGAGATAATGAATCGCTATGGTGAGAGGGCGATGAATCAGGCTTTGCGTTTTACCAGAAATTTTAATGACGCAGAAGATTTATATCAGGAAACATTCCTGAAAATATATAAAAATATTAAGAGTTTTCGGTTCGAAAGCGAGTTTTTTACTTGGTTATATAGAATTATGGCAAATATTGCATTTAGCCAATTTAAGATGAAGAAGAGATATGGGTATGTAGAACCAATAGACGATATGAATCCCAGGGACAAAGCACAAGCGAATACGTCTTTATCATATGAGCAAACAGAAGATCAAAATGTCAATGAAATTATTTATGTTGCTTTAAGTAAGCTGTCAAAGCAACAAAGAACGGTCTTTATAATGAAGCATTATGAGGGTAAGAAAATAAAAGAAATAGCAGAAATACTGGATTGTGGCGAAGGAACAGTTAAGAGATATTTATTCAGGGCAATAGGAAAGCTTCAAAACATTTTGAAACCCTACTACAAAGAGGGGCTAATATGA
- a CDS encoding glycosyl hydrolase 115 family protein produces the protein MKKEIFFTIFIISIINVNTLLSVEKNPYIKTEYKKGYFPLVTRKHATPILISQNDYKSILKAARDLSLDIEKVTDKKPKIIYNVAKKAKTLIIIGSLEKSNIIKSLIKSKKIDTSDIKDRWETYKICIVKKPFKGIKDALVIVGSDKRGTIFGIYDISLNIGVSPWYWWADVPIQHKDELYIPSDFVRVDSPKVQYRGLFINDEAPALSGWAYEKFGGFNHKFYTKVFELILRLKGNFLWPAMWGRSFFEEDTLNFKLANEYGIVISTSHHEPLMRAHVEWRWHGEGPWNYEKNAEVLKEFWKEGVERSKNYECIYTIGMRGDGDEPMTEGTAIKLLERIVTDQRNIIREVTGKDPSEVPQVWALYKEVQDYYDKGMKVPDDVTLLFSDDNWGNIRRLPPPGSKPRKGGYGMYYHFDYYGGPRSYKWLNTIQIERVWEQMHLTYVYGVRKIWIVNIGDIKPMEFPIEFFLDFAWDPTRWNAEDLPQYYKLWAKEQFPDEFADDIANILAKYTKYNARRKPELLSPETYSLFNYNEFERVVNEYNEVAKKAEEINARLPEKYRDAYYQLIIYPTLACANLNELYYTVAKNRLYAKQTRALTNYLAKKVKKLFEKDSLLSYKYNKEIANRKWNHMMDQTHIGYTSWRDPERNIMPEVYMIENKNEPDIAIMVEGSSILLPDSGNTANLPEFDNLNNQTYYIEIFNRGKEPFTYEIGYDKNILTVSEPTGEITTEKRVYLSINWNNVPAGKNTYKIKIRGNDKSFTINVPVFNYSGILPENFVGYVESNGYISIEAPHYTSKVEKDTIRWVVIPNLGRTNFSITPMPVTVFNLNPEENSPRLEFNCFFRDSGKVAVYVYVSPTQNFFNTPEGLRFAMSFDNERPQVVSMHKNDIGQDWTYPMWWNESVANNIRIYKTEHYLDRPGVHTLKLIMVDSGIVFQKIVIDTGGLKKSYLGPPESYRVWQ, from the coding sequence ATGAAAAAGGAAATTTTTTTCACCATTTTCATAATCTCAATAATTAATGTCAATACACTTTTATCCGTTGAAAAAAATCCATATATAAAAACTGAGTACAAAAAGGGCTACTTTCCACTAGTAACAAGAAAACATGCTACGCCAATTTTAATAAGCCAAAATGATTACAAAAGTATACTAAAAGCAGCTCGTGATCTATCTTTAGATATTGAAAAAGTCACGGATAAAAAACCAAAGATTATCTACAATGTAGCAAAAAAAGCAAAAACCTTGATAATTATTGGAAGTTTGGAAAAATCGAACATAATAAAAAGTCTTATTAAATCAAAAAAAATTGACACCTCTGACATAAAGGATAGATGGGAAACATACAAAATCTGTATTGTTAAAAAGCCTTTTAAAGGTATAAAGGACGCCCTTGTTATTGTTGGAAGTGACAAGAGAGGGACAATCTTTGGCATTTATGATATATCACTTAATATCGGTGTTTCACCGTGGTATTGGTGGGCAGACGTGCCAATACAACACAAAGATGAACTATACATACCCTCAGATTTTGTGCGAGTTGATAGTCCAAAAGTTCAATACAGGGGATTATTTATAAACGATGAAGCTCCGGCACTTTCAGGGTGGGCTTATGAAAAATTTGGCGGTTTTAATCATAAGTTCTATACAAAAGTATTTGAACTTATCCTTAGACTTAAGGGTAACTTTCTTTGGCCAGCAATGTGGGGAAGATCTTTTTTCGAAGAAGATACATTAAATTTTAAGCTCGCAAACGAATATGGAATTGTCATTTCCACTTCACATCATGAGCCATTAATGAGAGCCCATGTTGAATGGAGATGGCACGGAGAAGGACCATGGAATTATGAAAAAAATGCAGAAGTTTTAAAAGAATTCTGGAAAGAAGGTGTAGAAAGGAGCAAAAATTATGAATGCATTTACACAATCGGTATGCGAGGTGATGGTGATGAGCCTATGACAGAAGGCACAGCCATTAAACTTTTAGAAAGAATAGTAACTGATCAACGTAATATAATTCGAGAAGTCACTGGAAAAGACCCCTCAGAAGTTCCACAGGTATGGGCTCTTTATAAAGAGGTTCAGGATTATTATGATAAGGGAATGAAAGTGCCTGATGATGTGACTCTTTTATTCAGTGACGATAACTGGGGTAATATCCGAAGACTCCCGCCACCCGGTAGCAAACCAAGAAAAGGTGGTTATGGAATGTATTATCACTTCGATTATTATGGTGGTCCGAGAAGTTATAAATGGCTGAATACAATTCAAATAGAACGAGTCTGGGAGCAGATGCATCTAACCTATGTGTATGGTGTTAGAAAAATATGGATTGTAAACATTGGTGATATTAAACCAATGGAATTTCCAATAGAATTTTTTCTCGATTTTGCCTGGGATCCAACAAGGTGGAATGCCGAAGATCTTCCACAATATTACAAACTGTGGGCAAAAGAACAATTCCCCGATGAATTCGCAGATGATATTGCAAATATTTTAGCAAAATACACAAAATATAATGCCAGAAGAAAACCTGAGCTTCTCTCACCGGAAACCTATAGCTTGTTCAACTACAATGAATTCGAAAGAGTTGTCAATGAATACAACGAAGTTGCTAAAAAGGCAGAAGAAATAAACGCCAGACTACCTGAAAAATACAGGGATGCATATTATCAGCTTATTATATATCCAACTCTTGCATGTGCAAATCTGAACGAGCTCTACTATACAGTAGCAAAAAATAGGTTATATGCTAAACAGACCAGAGCATTAACAAACTATCTTGCGAAAAAAGTAAAAAAGTTATTCGAAAAGGATTCTCTGCTTTCATATAAATATAATAAGGAAATCGCTAACAGAAAATGGAATCATATGATGGATCAAACTCACATTGGATATACCAGCTGGCGAGATCCGGAGAGAAACATTATGCCTGAAGTCTATATGATTGAAAATAAAAATGAACCTGATATAGCAATTATGGTAGAGGGTTCATCAATTCTTCTTCCTGACAGTGGAAATACAGCTAATCTACCAGAATTCGATAATCTCAATAATCAAACCTACTACATTGAAATATTTAACAGAGGCAAAGAACCTTTCACATATGAAATTGGATATGACAAAAATATTTTAACAGTTTCTGAACCCACAGGAGAAATTACAACAGAAAAAAGGGTTTACCTTTCAATAAACTGGAATAACGTCCCTGCTGGTAAAAATACTTACAAAATAAAAATAAGAGGTAATGACAAATCTTTTACAATAAATGTTCCAGTGTTCAATTATTCCGGCATCTTACCAGAAAATTTCGTTGGATATGTTGAATCAAACGGATATATATCGATTGAGGCTCCTCATTATACCAGCAAAGTAGAAAAAGATACAATTAGATGGGTTGTTATTCCCAATCTGGGCAGAACCAACTTTTCGATAACACCCATGCCGGTAACTGTGTTTAATCTTAATCCAGAAGAAAACTCGCCTCGACTTGAATTTAATTGCTTTTTTAGGGATTCAGGGAAAGTGGCAGTCTATGTCTATGTATCGCCAACCCAGAATTTCTTTAATACACCTGAGGGGCTGCGATTTGCAATGTCTTTTGATAATGAGAGACCACAGGTTGTTTCAATGCATAAAAATGACATAGGACAGGATTGGACTTACCCGATGTGGTGGAATGAATCAGTAGCAAATAACATTAGAATTTATAAAACAGAGCATTATCTAGATAGGCCAGGAGTCCATACATTGAAGCTAATAATGGTAGACTCTGGGATTGTATTTCAAAAAATCGTAATTGATACAGGCGGTCTGAAAAAAAGCTACCTGGGTCCTCCAGAAAGTTATAGAGTGTGGCAGTAA
- a CDS encoding mechanosensitive ion channel family protein — protein sequence MEILKKFFISHGLKVLLITIIFVVAYILIRRMIPILIKKGTEKRVKKKSNVEIEKRTKTLIRIAINFLTFVTWTIYLLIILDMFGVNITAALAGFGVAGIAIGLGAQSLIKDWLAGFFIFMENQFNVGDVVKIHISTGSAVSGIVEEINLRKTIIRDLDGARHIISNGIIGMVSNLTQEKSRAHLNISVAYKEDLDRVMEIMKKVWGDMAEESEWKEYILDSKPTILRVDNFGESGIIIKLVGETAPLKQWDIMGEYRRRIKKIFDKEKIEIPFPHVKVYMGDK from the coding sequence ATGGAAATATTAAAGAAATTTTTTATTAGCCATGGACTTAAGGTATTGCTCATTACAATTATTTTTGTTGTTGCTTATATTTTAATCCGTCGGATGATCCCTATTTTAATAAAAAAAGGCACCGAAAAGCGGGTAAAGAAAAAGTCTAATGTCGAAATAGAGAAAAGAACAAAAACTCTTATCAGAATTGCAATAAATTTTCTGACGTTTGTAACATGGACGATATATTTGCTGATAATCCTTGATATGTTTGGTGTTAATATTACTGCAGCACTAGCGGGGTTTGGCGTTGCAGGCATAGCTATTGGACTGGGCGCTCAATCGCTCATCAAAGACTGGCTTGCTGGATTTTTCATATTTATGGAAAACCAGTTTAATGTTGGGGATGTTGTGAAGATTCACATCTCCACTGGTAGTGCCGTCTCTGGAATTGTTGAGGAAATAAACCTCAGAAAAACCATTATTCGGGATCTTGATGGCGCAAGGCATATAATATCAAACGGAATTATCGGTATGGTAAGTAATCTGACTCAGGAAAAGTCCAGAGCACATTTGAATATAAGCGTTGCTTACAAGGAAGATTTAGATAGAGTGATGGAAATAATGAAGAAAGTATGGGGAGATATGGCAGAAGAATCAGAATGGAAAGAGTACATTCTTGATAGCAAACCGACGATATTACGAGTGGATAATTTTGGTGAATCGGGTATAATAATTAAACTTGTTGGTGAGACGGCTCCATTGAAGCAGTGGGATATAATGGGAGAGTATAGAAGAAGGATTAAAAAGATTTTTGATAAGGAAAAAATAGAAATCCCTTTCCCTCATGTAAAAGTATATATGGGTGATAAATAA
- a CDS encoding S8 family peptidase — MIRLQLRAFIVIFLLFYEGTLLPSDKYWVFISEESLNRFLGKQVLYDEKAEIRHVKAGYITSWKDFYPDKRIYNKLELYVNRIEGYSRFLGAFSCRINKDRIGELQKLSFVKKIIPVGKYKSTCGSYIPVNIGLRKSANVYGYSYWQLEMLNIPQLHSRGLTGKGIRIALFDTGFMKSHEAFNRLINNELLLAERDFIYKDTEVEDEPGEYPQQWHGTMVLSLISGYVPGVLIGASYDSEIILAKTEDVRSETTIEEDNYIFAIEWADSLGADIISTSLGYRDFDDTTYSFEIIDGKTAPISIAVNEAFKRGIIIVTAAGNEACKYRDGGILTPGDAFGAITVGAVDSLGNIAYFSSHGPTFDGRVKPDVCAMGVYTFGAIDDGVFYGWGSGTSLATPLIAGGCALILQANPNLKPCDVLNILRSSGDRAFSPDNLYGWGIPDISEAVERALVLNNLSKVKSEIIPYPNPAKELINFAVEIDNVKIDKSILSINIYNILGQLVWENKQEIYPVGGYYNLSGLELDIPAGIYLYRVKIDNKVIGSGKFTFFKR; from the coding sequence GTGATTAGGCTTCAATTAAGAGCTTTTATTGTTATCTTTCTGCTTTTTTATGAGGGTACGCTGCTTCCCAGTGATAAGTACTGGGTTTTTATTTCTGAAGAGAGTTTGAATAGATTCCTGGGCAAGCAGGTCTTATATGATGAGAAAGCTGAAATAAGGCATGTTAAAGCTGGTTACATAACCTCATGGAAAGATTTTTATCCAGATAAAAGAATTTACAATAAGCTCGAGTTATATGTTAATAGAATAGAGGGTTATTCGAGGTTTCTCGGTGCTTTTAGCTGTAGAATTAATAAAGATAGAATAGGTGAATTACAAAAGCTATCGTTTGTTAAAAAAATAATCCCGGTCGGAAAATATAAAAGTACTTGTGGTAGCTACATTCCAGTGAATATTGGACTTCGTAAGTCTGCCAATGTATATGGTTATTCCTACTGGCAGCTTGAAATGTTGAATATACCTCAGCTACATTCTAGAGGATTAACTGGGAAAGGAATAAGGATAGCACTTTTTGATACGGGATTTATGAAATCTCACGAAGCGTTCAACAGATTGATAAATAATGAATTGTTATTAGCTGAAAGAGATTTTATTTACAAAGACACAGAAGTTGAAGATGAGCCAGGAGAATATCCTCAACAGTGGCACGGAACGATGGTATTAAGCTTGATATCCGGGTATGTCCCGGGTGTTTTAATAGGAGCTAGTTATGATTCCGAAATTATTCTGGCTAAGACAGAAGATGTGCGTTCAGAAACGACCATTGAAGAAGATAATTATATTTTCGCAATAGAATGGGCAGATTCACTTGGAGCTGATATAATTTCTACCTCACTCGGGTATCGTGATTTTGATGATACTACCTATTCTTTTGAAATTATTGATGGTAAAACAGCTCCTATATCGATCGCAGTAAACGAAGCCTTCAAGAGAGGCATAATAATTGTTACAGCCGCTGGTAATGAGGCTTGTAAGTATAGGGATGGAGGGATTTTAACGCCAGGAGACGCTTTTGGAGCAATAACGGTTGGAGCAGTAGATTCATTGGGCAATATCGCTTATTTTAGCTCCCATGGTCCCACTTTTGATGGGAGGGTTAAACCCGATGTCTGTGCAATGGGTGTATATACTTTTGGGGCAATAGATGATGGCGTCTTTTATGGCTGGGGTAGTGGAACTTCTTTAGCTACTCCTTTGATTGCAGGAGGCTGCGCGCTTATTCTTCAGGCAAATCCTAATTTAAAGCCATGTGATGTTCTAAATATTTTGAGGTCTTCAGGTGATAGAGCTTTTTCTCCTGATAACCTCTATGGATGGGGTATTCCCGATATAAGTGAGGCTGTAGAAAGAGCTTTGGTATTGAATAATTTATCAAAGGTCAAATCAGAGATTATCCCGTATCCCAATCCAGCTAAGGAATTAATAAACTTCGCTGTAGAAATTGACAACGTTAAAATAGATAAAAGCATATTAAGCATAAATATTTATAATATACTGGGTCAACTTGTCTGGGAAAATAAGCAGGAAATATATCCAGTAGGGGGTTATTACAACTTATCTGGTTTAGAATTGGATATACCAGCGGGAATATATTTATATAGGGTGAAAATTGATAATAAAGTTATCGGAAGTGGCAAGTTCACATTTTTTAAAAGATAA
- a CDS encoding AraC family transcriptional regulator, with product MNFSNVVLVLAISHGFLLSLFILKKNRRFLPNKILFFFITVCNLILFNLLYTDLKLEMKFPYIPLVLDGLVYLPGPLFYQYVKYVLAGLKRFQRIDFLHYLPYLIYLIITVPDYFKPEIVVINSFKEIYTDHPPFMSIVFNWSIVFQIIIYLFLAYYNIYKYSNKITQYYSSVDEFNTNWMKILVVVFLFGILVFGAENALFSFGINLSNYFTLSSVIFGISIYSFGYFGLIKADGLFCIDFNELKIFQSEEKKKYVKSGLEPEKANEICNKLLKLMDTEKPFLDSSFNLQKLANRLKVPSYYLSEVLNVQLKKSFYEFINFYRINEVRKILEENIDKNRNILEIAYACGFNSKSTFNKFFKKYYGVTPSEYRDRVLRDKQLNIS from the coding sequence ATGAACTTTTCCAATGTTGTATTGGTTTTAGCTATATCTCATGGCTTTCTATTAAGTCTGTTTATTTTAAAAAAGAATAGAAGATTTCTGCCCAATAAAATTCTTTTCTTTTTTATCACAGTTTGCAATTTGATACTATTCAATCTCCTCTATACTGATTTGAAGCTGGAGATGAAATTCCCCTATATCCCACTTGTTTTAGATGGCTTGGTATATCTGCCTGGTCCACTTTTTTATCAATATGTTAAATATGTTTTAGCAGGTTTAAAGAGATTTCAGAGAATAGACTTTCTTCATTATTTACCATATCTTATATACCTAATTATTACGGTTCCCGATTACTTCAAACCTGAAATTGTCGTCATTAATTCTTTTAAAGAAATTTACACAGATCATCCACCATTTATGTCTATCGTTTTTAATTGGTCGATAGTTTTTCAAATTATAATATACCTATTTTTGGCTTATTACAATATATACAAATATTCAAATAAAATTACTCAATATTACTCGTCGGTAGATGAGTTTAATACGAATTGGATGAAAATACTGGTAGTAGTATTTTTATTTGGTATATTGGTTTTTGGAGCGGAGAATGCACTATTTTCTTTTGGAATAAATTTATCGAACTATTTTACCCTTTCCAGTGTAATATTCGGTATATCAATATATTCCTTTGGCTATTTTGGGTTGATAAAAGCAGATGGATTGTTTTGTATTGATTTTAATGAATTGAAGATTTTTCAAAGTGAAGAAAAGAAAAAGTATGTGAAGTCAGGACTGGAACCAGAAAAAGCGAATGAAATTTGCAATAAACTATTGAAGTTGATGGATACCGAAAAACCTTTTTTAGATAGTAGCTTTAATTTACAGAAGCTGGCAAACAGACTTAAGGTACCATCTTACTATTTATCGGAGGTTCTTAATGTACAACTGAAAAAGAGTTTTTATGAATTCATAAATTTTTACAGGATTAATGAGGTGAGAAAGATTCTTGAAGAAAATATTGATAAAAATAGAAATATTCTGGAGATTGCATATGCCTGTGGATTTAATTCAAAATCGACTTTTAATAAATTTTTTAAGAAATATTATGGAGTTACACCATCAGAATATAGAGATAGGGTATTGAGAGATAAGCAGTTGAACATATCATAG
- a CDS encoding D-galactonate dehydratase family protein: protein MKITNAKVIVTSPGRNFVTLKVFTDEGIYGLGDATLNGREMAVVSYLEEHCIPALIGKDPMRTEEIWHYFYNGAYWKRGPVTMTAIAAIDVALWDIKAKALGTPLYNLLGGKSREKVLVYTHAFGKSIEETIEDVARKKEEGLLAIRVQSGIPGIGAVYGVPKSGGRYEPAEKGLPKEYTWDSTKYLNFLPTLFEKLRLEFGNDIQFLHDVHHRLTPIEAARLAKELEPYHLFWLEDPIPGELQEGFRIIRQHSRIPIATGEVFNSIYDYTTLFTEQLIDYIRMPITHGGGITHLLKVAAFASVYHIQTGFHGPTDLSPVSIAVSIHLDLAINNFGIQEYMPHEEIVFDVFKVNYHYKNGYFYIGDEPGIGVDIDEEKAKKYPYKMASLPINRRFDGTITYW, encoded by the coding sequence GTGAAAATAACAAATGCAAAGGTAATCGTTACCTCTCCTGGCAGAAATTTCGTCACACTAAAAGTATTTACAGATGAGGGAATATATGGGCTGGGAGACGCTACTCTTAATGGCAGAGAAATGGCTGTCGTTTCATACCTTGAAGAACATTGCATACCAGCTCTTATCGGAAAGGATCCTATGAGGACAGAAGAAATCTGGCATTATTTTTACAATGGTGCCTATTGGAAACGGGGACCAGTTACTATGACTGCAATTGCTGCAATCGATGTAGCCCTATGGGATATAAAAGCTAAAGCTTTGGGAACCCCCCTTTATAATCTTCTTGGAGGAAAAAGCAGGGAAAAAGTATTGGTTTACACACATGCCTTCGGAAAATCCATTGAAGAAACCATTGAGGATGTTGCACGGAAAAAAGAGGAAGGACTTCTGGCGATCAGAGTACAATCAGGGATACCTGGTATCGGAGCAGTATATGGTGTCCCAAAATCAGGCGGAAGATATGAACCGGCAGAGAAAGGATTACCAAAAGAATATACATGGGACTCGACAAAATATCTTAATTTTTTACCCACCCTTTTTGAAAAACTAAGGCTTGAGTTCGGCAATGACATACAATTTTTGCACGATGTCCACCACAGACTGACCCCCATCGAAGCTGCAAGACTTGCAAAAGAACTTGAACCTTATCACCTATTCTGGCTGGAAGACCCTATACCCGGTGAACTTCAGGAAGGATTTCGAATAATCAGACAGCACTCGAGAATACCCATCGCCACTGGCGAAGTATTCAATTCAATTTATGATTATACCACATTATTTACTGAACAACTGATCGATTACATACGCATGCCTATTACTCACGGCGGTGGAATTACACACCTATTAAAAGTAGCCGCGTTTGCCTCGGTATATCATATCCAAACCGGTTTTCACGGACCCACAGACCTTTCACCAGTTTCAATTGCAGTGTCAATACACCTTGACCTTGCCATAAATAATTTTGGAATTCAGGAATATATGCCACATGAGGAAATCGTCTTTGATGTATTTAAAGTAAATTACCATTATAAAAATGGTTACTTTTACATTGGTGATGAACCGGGAATTGGAGTTGATATAGATGAAGAAAAAGCTAAAAAATATCCATATAAAATGGCATCTCTTCCAATAAACAGAAGATTTGATGGCACCATAACATATTGGTAA
- a CDS encoding DivIVA domain-containing protein, which produces MINPEDVRNKTFNKSLWGFDTVEVKYFLEAVASEIENLHNKLEEYRVPGLDGKSPEEIIKEANVEAENILREAKAKAGDIINQAEREKEKAYAELSELKIEKMRIIKEIEELIDKLREFVEISVRLDEFEDKNE; this is translated from the coding sequence ATGATAAACCCTGAAGATGTCAGAAATAAAACGTTCAATAAAAGTCTGTGGGGTTTCGATACTGTTGAAGTAAAGTATTTTCTTGAAGCTGTAGCCAGCGAGATTGAAAATTTACATAATAAATTGGAGGAGTATAGAGTTCCGGGTCTTGATGGTAAGTCTCCGGAAGAAATAATAAAAGAGGCGAATGTGGAGGCAGAAAATATTCTAAGGGAGGCAAAAGCAAAAGCTGGGGATATTATCAATCAAGCGGAGAGAGAAAAAGAGAAAGCATATGCGGAACTTAGTGAATTAAAAATTGAGAAGATGAGAATAATAAAGGAGATAGAGGAGTTAATAGATAAACTGAGAGAGTTTGTAGAAATAAGTGTAAGATTGGATGAGTTTGAAGATAAAAATGAATGA